Proteins co-encoded in one Malus domestica chromosome 09, GDT2T_hap1 genomic window:
- the LOC103443644 gene encoding phosphoinositide phosphatase SAC2-like isoform X2: protein MSSLQKNICDRKTGSSLYETMFVWNEYLTHGIRYCLKNTLWTVALVYGFFKQVNLSVSGRDFKLTLIARRSRHFAGTRYLKRGVNEKGKVANDVETEQLVIEGAPEGHPVRISSVVQHRGSIPLFWSQETSRLNIKPDIILSRKDHNYEATRLHFENLVQRYGDPIIILNLIKTNEKKPRETILHAEFSHAIRFINRSLPKESRLRFLHWDLHKHARSKATNVLAHLGKVATYALGLTGIFYCQVNPNLRPEGLPGFEKNDDANDCLSHSCSSKDEDADSRETEISNGSDADDASMNCNITTRMFQKGVLRTNCIDCLDRTNVAQYSYGLVGLGHQLHALRFIESPDIDLDNPLAEDLMRVYESMGDILALQYGGSPAHNKIFSETRGQWKAATQSQEFFRTIQRFYSNAYVDGVKQDAINVFLGYFQPQPGKPQLWELNSDQQYNVGRSFIKRSLSEGHILGESDSPMASTDVGYNQPLSEIAQGSNRAISESAPTISTCESEISYCRFTPSMPCKQLFGGLQEDECLQSDHIIYDEHDDDCNLSNFLDVDWLSTSGNSCEEECGRSMTSLSSENLVNGPKIETSTSASESGSTRKGKEQYESEVSRDNVTPTYSESFMDWVANGELLFL from the exons ATGTCTAGTCTTCAAAAGAATATATGTGACAGGAAGACAGGATCGTCCCTTTATGAAACAATGTTTGTTTGGAATGAGTATTTGACACATGGAATCCGATATTGTCTGAAGAATACTCTCTGGACAGTTGCTCTAGTGTATGGATTCTTTAAACAG GTCAATCTTTCTGTATCTGGCAGGGATTTCAAGTTGACCCTCATTGCCAGACGTTCACGTCACTTTGCTGGCACCAG ATATCTAAAGCGAGGTGTAAATGAGAAAGGTAAAGTAGCTAATGATGTTGAGACAGAGCAGCTTGTTATTGAAGGTGCTCCTGAAGGACACCCAGTACGAATAAGTTCTGTTGTGCAGCACCGAGGATCAATTCCCCTTTTCTGGTCCCAGGAAACCTCTCGACTAAATATCAAACCTGACATAATAC TATCAAGGAAGGATCATAACTACGAGGCCACAAGACTTCATTTTGAAAATCTTGTCCAAAGATATGGAGACCcaataattattttgaatctGATTAAG ACAAATGAGAAGAAGCCTCGAGAAACAATTCTCCATGCAGAGTTTTCACATGCCATCAGATTTATCAATAGGAGTTTACCAAAAGAGAGTCGCCTGAGGTTTCTCCATTGGGATCTGCACAAACATGCCAGAAG CAAAGCTACCAATGTATTGGCACATCTCGGAAAAGTTGCTACGTATGCATTGGGATTAACCGGAATCTTCTATTGTCAAGTAAACCCCAATTTAAGGCCTGAGGGATTACCTGGCTTTGA GAAAAATGATGATGCCAATGACTGCTTGTCACATAGCTGTTCAAGTAAAGATGAGGATGCTGATAGCCGAGAAACAGAAATTAGCAATGGTAGTGATGCTGACGATGCAAGCATGAATTGCAATATCACAACCAGGATGTTTCAGAAAGGAGTCCTGAGGACCAATTGCATAGACTGTTTAGATCGCACAAATGTGGCCCAATATTCTTATGGGCTAGTTGGTCTTGGACATCAGCTGCATGCTTTAAGATTTATAGAATCTCCGGATATTGATCTGGATAACCCTCTGGCTGAGGACTTGATGAGAGTTTATGAGTCAATGGGTGACATACTTGCACTACAATATGGCGGTTCTCCAGCACATAATAAG ATATTCTCTGAGACTAGAGGCCAGTGGAAGGCAGCAACGCAGTCCCAGGAGTTCTTTAGAACTATACAGCGGTTCTACAGTAATGCTTACGTGGATGGTGTGAAACAAGATGCTATTAATGT ATTCCTAGGTTACTTTCAACCACAACCGGGTAAACCACAACTGTGGGAATTGAATTCGGATCAGCAATACAATGTTGGGAG GTCGTTTATCAAAAGGTCACTATCCGAGGGCCATATTCTCGGCGAAAGTGATTCACCTATGGCAAGCACAGATGTTGGGTACAATCAACCTTTGTCTGAAATCGCACAAGGAAGTAACAGAGCAATTTCAGAGTCAGCACCAACAATCTCAACTTGCGAAAGTGAGATATCCTATTGCAG GTTTACCCCCTCAATGCCTTGCAAGCAGCTTTTTGGTGGGTTGCAAGAAGACGAATGTCTCCAGAGTGATCATATCATTTATGATGAACACGATGATGATTGCAACTTGTCAAATTTTCTGGATGTGGACTGGTTGTCCACATCAGGAAATTCCTGTGAAGAAGAATGTGGAAG GTCTATGACCAGCCTTTCCTCGGAGAATCTTGTGAATGGACCAAAGATTGAAACGAGCACATCTGCAAGTGAATCTGGATCCACGAGAAAG GGAAAAGAGCAATACGAATCAGAGGTCAGTCGTGATAATGTGACACCCACATATTCAGAGAGCTTCATGGACTGGGTAGCTAATGGGGAGTTGCTGTTTCTTTGA
- the LOC103443644 gene encoding phosphoinositide phosphatase SAC2-like isoform X1, which translates to MNYGTGQLPPNRVDPEQPSSCFLQKFKLYETRSNFYLIGRDKCRTFWRVLKIDRLDPSELNILEDPATYSDNECYDLLKRIDEGNKSMGGLKLITICYGIVGFVKFLGPYYMIIITKRRKIGTICGHTIYAISKSEMIPVPNPTVRSKLANSKNDENRYKKLLCTVDLTKDFFFSYSYNIMSSLQKNICDRKTGSSLYETMFVWNEYLTHGIRYCLKNTLWTVALVYGFFKQVNLSVSGRDFKLTLIARRSRHFAGTRYLKRGVNEKGKVANDVETEQLVIEGAPEGHPVRISSVVQHRGSIPLFWSQETSRLNIKPDIILSRKDHNYEATRLHFENLVQRYGDPIIILNLIKTNEKKPRETILHAEFSHAIRFINRSLPKESRLRFLHWDLHKHARSKATNVLAHLGKVATYALGLTGIFYCQVNPNLRPEGLPGFEKNDDANDCLSHSCSSKDEDADSRETEISNGSDADDASMNCNITTRMFQKGVLRTNCIDCLDRTNVAQYSYGLVGLGHQLHALRFIESPDIDLDNPLAEDLMRVYESMGDILALQYGGSPAHNKIFSETRGQWKAATQSQEFFRTIQRFYSNAYVDGVKQDAINVFLGYFQPQPGKPQLWELNSDQQYNVGRSFIKRSLSEGHILGESDSPMASTDVGYNQPLSEIAQGSNRAISESAPTISTCESEISYCRFTPSMPCKQLFGGLQEDECLQSDHIIYDEHDDDCNLSNFLDVDWLSTSGNSCEEECGRSMTSLSSENLVNGPKIETSTSASESGSTRKGKEQYESEVSRDNVTPTYSESFMDWVANGELLFL; encoded by the exons ATGAACTACGGGACAGGGCAACTCCCTCCTAATCGGGTCGACCCGGAACAACCCAGTTCCTGCTTTTTGCAGAAGTTCAAGCTCTACGAAACCCGCTCG AATTTTTATTTGATAGGAAGAGACAAATGCAGAACCTTTTGGAGGGTTCTAAAGATTGACAGATTGGATCCATCTGAGTTAAACATTCTTGAAGATCCTGCAACATACTCGGATAATGAGTGCTACGACCTCCTGAAACGGATAGATGAAGGAAACAAGTCAATGGGTGGACTTAAACTTATCACCATTTGTTATGGAATTGTTG GGTTCGTGAAATTTCTGGGACCTTATTACATGATAATTATtacaaaaagaaggaaaattggCACTATTTGTGGCCATACGATCTATGCAATTTCCAAGAGCGAGATGATTCCAGTTCCAAATCCCACCGTGCGGTCAAAATTGGCCAATTCTAAGAATGATGAGAACAG ATACAAGAAGCTCCTATGCACGGTGGACCTCACAAAGGACTTCTTTTTCAGCTATTCATACAATATTATGTCTAGTCTTCAAAAGAATATATGTGACAGGAAGACAGGATCGTCCCTTTATGAAACAATGTTTGTTTGGAATGAGTATTTGACACATGGAATCCGATATTGTCTGAAGAATACTCTCTGGACAGTTGCTCTAGTGTATGGATTCTTTAAACAG GTCAATCTTTCTGTATCTGGCAGGGATTTCAAGTTGACCCTCATTGCCAGACGTTCACGTCACTTTGCTGGCACCAG ATATCTAAAGCGAGGTGTAAATGAGAAAGGTAAAGTAGCTAATGATGTTGAGACAGAGCAGCTTGTTATTGAAGGTGCTCCTGAAGGACACCCAGTACGAATAAGTTCTGTTGTGCAGCACCGAGGATCAATTCCCCTTTTCTGGTCCCAGGAAACCTCTCGACTAAATATCAAACCTGACATAATAC TATCAAGGAAGGATCATAACTACGAGGCCACAAGACTTCATTTTGAAAATCTTGTCCAAAGATATGGAGACCcaataattattttgaatctGATTAAG ACAAATGAGAAGAAGCCTCGAGAAACAATTCTCCATGCAGAGTTTTCACATGCCATCAGATTTATCAATAGGAGTTTACCAAAAGAGAGTCGCCTGAGGTTTCTCCATTGGGATCTGCACAAACATGCCAGAAG CAAAGCTACCAATGTATTGGCACATCTCGGAAAAGTTGCTACGTATGCATTGGGATTAACCGGAATCTTCTATTGTCAAGTAAACCCCAATTTAAGGCCTGAGGGATTACCTGGCTTTGA GAAAAATGATGATGCCAATGACTGCTTGTCACATAGCTGTTCAAGTAAAGATGAGGATGCTGATAGCCGAGAAACAGAAATTAGCAATGGTAGTGATGCTGACGATGCAAGCATGAATTGCAATATCACAACCAGGATGTTTCAGAAAGGAGTCCTGAGGACCAATTGCATAGACTGTTTAGATCGCACAAATGTGGCCCAATATTCTTATGGGCTAGTTGGTCTTGGACATCAGCTGCATGCTTTAAGATTTATAGAATCTCCGGATATTGATCTGGATAACCCTCTGGCTGAGGACTTGATGAGAGTTTATGAGTCAATGGGTGACATACTTGCACTACAATATGGCGGTTCTCCAGCACATAATAAG ATATTCTCTGAGACTAGAGGCCAGTGGAAGGCAGCAACGCAGTCCCAGGAGTTCTTTAGAACTATACAGCGGTTCTACAGTAATGCTTACGTGGATGGTGTGAAACAAGATGCTATTAATGT ATTCCTAGGTTACTTTCAACCACAACCGGGTAAACCACAACTGTGGGAATTGAATTCGGATCAGCAATACAATGTTGGGAG GTCGTTTATCAAAAGGTCACTATCCGAGGGCCATATTCTCGGCGAAAGTGATTCACCTATGGCAAGCACAGATGTTGGGTACAATCAACCTTTGTCTGAAATCGCACAAGGAAGTAACAGAGCAATTTCAGAGTCAGCACCAACAATCTCAACTTGCGAAAGTGAGATATCCTATTGCAG GTTTACCCCCTCAATGCCTTGCAAGCAGCTTTTTGGTGGGTTGCAAGAAGACGAATGTCTCCAGAGTGATCATATCATTTATGATGAACACGATGATGATTGCAACTTGTCAAATTTTCTGGATGTGGACTGGTTGTCCACATCAGGAAATTCCTGTGAAGAAGAATGTGGAAG GTCTATGACCAGCCTTTCCTCGGAGAATCTTGTGAATGGACCAAAGATTGAAACGAGCACATCTGCAAGTGAATCTGGATCCACGAGAAAG GGAAAAGAGCAATACGAATCAGAGGTCAGTCGTGATAATGTGACACCCACATATTCAGAGAGCTTCATGGACTGGGTAGCTAATGGGGAGTTGCTGTTTCTTTGA